The genomic segment AACAAAATAAATCCCAAAACAACAACAACCAGACCTGATAATACCATTGGAACGATATTCTGACGTTGTTTCCAACCCCTGCCTTTAACAAAGTTTTGAAGAATTTCTAAAATATTACTATAGTCAAACTTAGCTGCTGGTTGTTCTACAAAGCGGTAAGAAAGCTCCGCCAAAGCAAGAATCAAGGCAAGTTGCCAAATGATATTGTACCAAGCGGTTGGTTCCAATAATTTAGCCTCTGCCAATACAAAAACTGGAAGTTGCCACAAGTAAATCCCATAAGAACGCGAACCAATATAATCAAAAACTCGATTAGAAAACAGCTTATTTGCGGGCAATGCCGGATGAGCAACTAATGCAACAAGTAACACCGAAAGCAAACTAATGATCCACATTCCACCATAGTAAGTCACCGCACTCTCTGCTGGCATAAAGAGATAAGCCACGAGAAGCACTAAAGAAACACCAATCGTGAGCTGTAAACCAAGCTTCACACCACGCTGATTTATTTTTTTCGAAAGCTTATTGAGTGGCCATATAAAAGCAAGACTCGCTCCCATCATTAAACTGAATAATCTTGTATCCGTTCCATAGTACACGCGAGTTGGATCAGTACCAGGTCTAAACATGATAATCATCAAAACCAATGATATAAAAGCGATGATATTTGCAATTATAAAATTTTTCCCACGGCTTTTAACAAACTTAATGAGGATAAAAAGCACTAACGGCCAAACAAGGAAAAATTGTCCTTCAATAGCAAGATAATAAATATGCTTAAAAGGTGAAGCCCCAGCAATATTCGCAAAATAAGAACTTCCCTGTGAAATCTGCCACCAGTTTTGCACAGAGAATATTGCTGAGAGAAATTCTGAACGTAAACCTTGCCATAAATTCCTCTGGAAAAACAAAATATATGGTGTTACGACAAGAAAAACCGTAATCAATAGTGGATACAATCGTTTAAGGCGTCTTCCCCAAAATTTCAGAAAGTTAATACTTTGATTTTTATCATACTCACGTAGAAGCGAGTCAGTTACCAAGTATCCTGAAAGTACAAAGAATAAAACGACACCAAGAAACCCACCACGAATGGTGTTTGGCCAGATATGATAAAGGATTACTGCTAGAACTCCTACAGTCCGTAAACCATTAAAACCTGTAATATACCGTTTCATTTTTTTCTTTTAACTCGACTTCCCTTTAAATATATTTAGTATTGTTTAATTTCCTGTTTGAAAATATTGTATTACAACTTGAAGCTATTCTCTATCTTTTGCACAAGACATTGGAAGCATCTTTAAACTAGTAATATCAGGCGATGTAGCGTTTTGAATACGCCTCTTTTTTCTTTTATTTTATCATATTCCATCGTATTTTTTGTTCTCAATTTCCAAAAAGTCCCGTAATTTTCTTCCAAGCTTTTTTGGCACCATCTCCTATATTTTTGGCCGTCTTACCTAGGTCAAAACCACCTGAATCATTTGATGGTGACGATGAACTTTCTACCGTGCTCTCCGGTGTGTTTCCTGTTGTATGAGCTTCGGCTTGTTCTTGAGTCACAATATCATCTTGGTATTGCCGTTGTTGTGTCCAATAAGGTTGTAAAGCCGCAACACCTGCTTCTTGATATGGATTTTTTACCTCAAAGGCCGTCCCTGCTGTATAAGGCAACATATAGCTTGCCTCTTGACGGAAAATTACTGATGTTTGCCCTTCTGATGATCCTGTCAATTCATTTTTTCCATCAGCATAGCCCACCCAAAGAGCCATGACAATGTCAGGAGTATACCCGACTACCCATTGGTCTTGCGACTCATTCGTCCCTGTTTTACCTGCTAATGTATAGCTTTTGGGAGCAGCATTCCAAGCCGAACCATTAGTATAAGTTCCCAACATCATTTGCGTCATTTTGTCCGCTGTATCTTTGCTAATAACTTGCTTTTTACCTACTTTTGCTGTTTTAATAACCTGCCCTGCTGCATTTTCTATTTTAGTAATAAGGTGGGCATCATACATCATCCCTCCATTCGCAAACGCTTGATACGCTTGGGCAATCTGCCAAGGGTTCGTTTGAACTCCTGCGCCGAGTGCAGTTGGTAACACATCATTTTTACTTGTGAGATTCAAACCAAACTCACGCCCTTTGGCATTTCCTACCTTTGGTCCAATTTCTTGATAAGTATTAATCGCTGGAATATTATATGAGTTTGCCAATGCATTATACATTGGTATTTTTCCGCGCCATTGATTATCAAAATCAGTCGGTTTCCAACCATTATAATCGGCAGGTGAATCATCTACTGTTTTATCAATAGACCACCCTGCCTCAATAGCTGGTGTATACACAACAAGCGGTTTTATGACTGAACCTGGTGAACGTTTTGACATTGTTGCATAGTTAAAGTCAGTAAAACTGTTAGAGTCTGCTGTATTAACATTGCCCACTAACGCTTCCACTGCACCTGTTTTGGGATCAATAGCCACCGAAGCAGACTGAGCTGTCGTACCATTAGCCGATGGGAAGAAGCTTGGGTCAGCATACGTTTTTTGAAGCCCTGACTGCATATTCTGATCCATGCCAGTATAAATCTTATACCCATTATTCATGATTTCTTGTAAAGTTAGGCCATACTTGTTTTCTGCCTCAGAAATCACTGCATTGTAATAACTTGGATATTTGTATTGACTATCTTCTGGATGATAATTATCTTGCACTTTAGATTGAAGATCAATCTTCATGAGACTATCTGCAGCATTTTGTTTGAGATATCCTGCATTGACCATATTTTGCAGTACGGTGTTACGGCGGTCAGTTGCATACTTCCCCTTATCATAAAGCGGGTTATAAATTTCTGGACCTTTAAGCATTCCAGCTAAAGAAGCCGCCTCATCGACCGTTACTTCACTCGCAGGAACTCCGAAATACTTCAGTGCAGCATCTTGAATCCCCCACACACCATTACCAAAATATGAGTTATTCAAGTACATATCAAGAATTTCATCTTTACTATAATGTTTATTAATTTCTAGTGCAAGAAAAAACTCACGTGCTTTGCGGTCAATCGTCTGTTCTTGAGTTAAATAAGCATTTTTCGCCAACTGCTGAGTGATTGTTGAGCCACCACCAAAACGTCCTGCTGTTAGTACTGCAAGAGTAAACCTTTTTAAATTAACGCCATGATTAGTATAAAAAGTTCTATCTTCAGTTGCAACGACTGCTTCTGTAATATTTTTAGAAATTTGATTAATCTTGACTGGCGTCCCTTTTTGACCATAAAGTTGACCAGCGACTTGATTATCTTTGTCATAAATCGTTGTTTGGGCAGCGATTGAGCTTTGCAAAACTTTCACATTTGCTGTTTTTGCTAAATAAAAGAGATAAGAACCCGTTGCCACGATAGTAAGCAAAACGACAATAATCACAATTTTTGTCAGATTATAGCGTTTCCAAAACCTTTTAACAGGTCTCATTAGCTTTGCGAATTTTGTTTTTGCTGGTTTTTCTGGTTCTTCTTCTATCTTTTTAGGTTTGAGTCGTAAGTTGGGTATCTTGACAAGTTTTTTGTCAGCCCCTTTCTTAGTTCGTCGACTAAATTTTTGATTTTCAGACATATTTATTTTCCCTTAGATGTAAGTCTTGATGAATAAGATTTTTATTTTAAACATAGGTGAACTATACTCGTGTCACTTAAAAATCAATTAATAATTTTACTGAATAAAACTACAATCAGCGATATGTCAATTTTTATGTCGTAACTTCTTGAAGTAATATTAACTTGTCATCGCGTTTTACGACCCATTAATCATACTAAGTTTTTTACCAGTAAGCTATTTTACTACAAATATACCTATCTATAACTTACATTTTTGTAAGTTAAGCTGATTTGTCATCTAATGATGTTAACATTTGTATAAAGAAGAATATAGAAAGTCTCGTTGAGAACATTCTGATCTTACTAATATACAAAGCAGCATCGATTTATTGCTATCTTTACGACAATTATGACTTCCGCTTATTTTATCAAAAATTGCTTTGTGTTACAAATTAGATTATCATTTAATTTTATTTTCAAACTAACCTTATTAAGACCTATTATAATATGGAAAAAGCTTAATATCAAAGGTTTTGCATATTTCTCCATTCCTTATGGTTTCAGCCAGTGCAAAATAAGGTTTATTCATCCGCTCACTCAGCTAAAATCTGCTATACTTATAGTAATATCATTTTCCGTCTGTACCATACAAACTTGTATAAGGAGTATAAAACCTATGGTTTATTCTAAAGTTAACCCTAGAGAAAATTTAAAAATAGCTTTGTTCCTTGCGATGAACACAGGTTTCGTTGATGCTTTTACCTTTTTTCACTTTGGTGAAAGATTTGCAAGCCTTCAAACAGGGAACCTTATTCAGACTGGGCTCAATCTTGCTCAAGGTCGTTTTAAAGCTGCTTTTCAATTTATGATTCCTGTATTGTTTTTTATTGCTGGTGCGATAATTAAAACTTTATTTACCAAGTACAAAAAAAGAAAAGGGAGAGATGAAGTTCAAGATTTAATTCTTGTTCAAATGGTAGGTATTGCCGTTTTTACGCTATTTTTCGCAACTGTACTCCAATTGCCCCAAGCTATTTTTGTAGGTATTTTATCTTTTTTCATGGTTATCCAAGGAGACCTCTTTACTCGCGTTCATGGGCTACCTTACGCAAACATCATGTCTACTGGCAATATAAAATCTCTCGCGACTAACTTTGCTGAGTATTTAGTTGAGCGAGATAAAAAATACTTGCAAAACTCATTTTTATTTTTTGAGCTTGTACTTTCTTTCGCCATTGGCGCTTTCCTTTCCTCTTTTGTAGGACACTGGCTCGGTAATTTCACATTATTAGGTTCGAGTGCACTTCTTTTACTTGCTTATATTGCTTACCGTAAGGAAACAAAAAGAGCTGAAATCGCTTGATACAAAATACGATTTATTAACAGAAAATGATCGAGTATAGTGGAGAAGAATATTATTTATGGAATTTAACTTTGTTTTACCCAAAGACTTTAAATCTCAAAGTGTGGCACACTTATTAGAGCAAACTTGGCTTGTTCCTCGTAAACAACGCCATTTTTTACGTATGAAAAAGCACTTTTTAGTCAATGATAAAGCTGTCAGTGATGACGAAATACTTGTCAGTACTGACAGAATCAAAATTATCTTTGACGAAGAAGATTTTCCTCTTTTAGCTGTCAAATTTGGTGATGAAAAACTCGCAGATATTCTCTACGAAGATGAACATTTAGTCATTGCAAACAAACCTGAAGGCATGAAAACGCACGGCAACACGAAAGACGAACTCGCTCTGCAAAATCATGTTGCCGCTCGTCTCAATCAGCCTGTTTATGTCGTCCACCGTCTTGATGAAGCAACTTCTGGTGCTGTTTTATTTGCCAAAAATCAATTCGTCCTGCCGATTTTAGGGCGAATGTTTGAAAATAACGAGATTCACCGCAAATATGTCGCCTTAGTACATGGGCATTTTCAACAAAAAAAGCTGACAATTAATCAGCCAATTGGTCGTGACCGTCATGACAAACGCAAACAAATCGTGTCAAAAACTGGAAAAGCGGCCGTGACTCATCTGTCAGTACTGACAGATTTTCGTCAGCACAGTTTGGTTTCTCTTTCCCTCGACACTGGGCGCACTCATCAGATTCGCGTGCATTTACAAGCTATTGAACACCCTATTTTGGGCGACTTACTTTATGGAAAAAAAGAGCATGAGCCAAGACTCATGCTTCATGCCCTTCAGATTGTCTTACAACATCCATTTTCTGAGCAAAAATTAGAAATTCTAGCGCCTAGCCAATCGTTTGATGCTAGATGTAAGCAGGAAGAGGATAATGAAAATTAACGTAATCGCTGCTGATGCAGGAGCATCCATATAATAAGAGGCAATCAATCCAGCATTCAAGCCGATAAAACTAACTAAAACCGAAAACCCTAAAACAGATTTAAAAGATTTTCCAAGCCTCATTCCGATGGAGGCAGGCAATACCATAATTGCAGAAACCAGAAGTGCCCCTGCTGCTGGAATCATCAAAGCAATTGCAATACCAGTCACAACATTAAATGCAATAGAAATCATACGCACAGGTAAGCCATCAACAAAAGCAGTATCTTCATCAAAAGTAATAACATAAAGCGGACGCAAAAAGAAAACAAATCCGAGCAAAACAATTCCCGCTAAAATAAA from the Lactococcus allomyrinae genome contains:
- a CDS encoding acyltransferase family protein, producing MKRYITGFNGLRTVGVLAVILYHIWPNTIRGGFLGVVLFFVLSGYLVTDSLLREYDKNQSINFLKFWGRRLKRLYPLLITVFLVVTPYILFFQRNLWQGLRSEFLSAIFSVQNWWQISQGSSYFANIAGASPFKHIYYLAIEGQFFLVWPLVLFILIKFVKSRGKNFIIANIIAFISLVLMIIMFRPGTDPTRVYYGTDTRLFSLMMGASLAFIWPLNKLSKKINQRGVKLGLQLTIGVSLVLLVAYLFMPAESAVTYYGGMWIISLLSVLLVALVAHPALPANKLFSNRVFDYIGSRSYGIYLWQLPVFVLAEAKLLEPTAWYNIIWQLALILALAELSYRFVEQPAAKFDYSNILEILQNFVKGRGWKQRQNIVPMVLSGLVVVVLGFILLSPASPHDQKIIAERIMAQQEALQKKELAAANEKVSLPLKTVASKYKIEPVAAEKASKMNILAVGDSVMVAGSINLQEVFPRMTIDAAVGRQADSAITELNKMKSKVPNPDALLIGLGTNGIIKAADIEAVMKFAGNKPVYWINIHAARVWQSPDNKLLNKMAKKYKNLNIIDWHKAAAGKSSWFYSDNIHPKGDGAIQYAGLIANDLIKVTK
- a CDS encoding PBP1A family penicillin-binding protein, which encodes MSENQKFSRRTKKGADKKLVKIPNLRLKPKKIEEEPEKPAKTKFAKLMRPVKRFWKRYNLTKIVIIVVLLTIVATGSYLFYLAKTANVKVLQSSIAAQTTIYDKDNQVAGQLYGQKGTPVKINQISKNITEAVVATEDRTFYTNHGVNLKRFTLAVLTAGRFGGGSTITQQLAKNAYLTQEQTIDRKAREFFLALEINKHYSKDEILDMYLNNSYFGNGVWGIQDAALKYFGVPASEVTVDEAASLAGMLKGPEIYNPLYDKGKYATDRRNTVLQNMVNAGYLKQNAADSLMKIDLQSKVQDNYHPEDSQYKYPSYYNAVISEAENKYGLTLQEIMNNGYKIYTGMDQNMQSGLQKTYADPSFFPSANGTTAQSASVAIDPKTGAVEALVGNVNTADSNSFTDFNYATMSKRSPGSVIKPLVVYTPAIEAGWSIDKTVDDSPADYNGWKPTDFDNQWRGKIPMYNALANSYNIPAINTYQEIGPKVGNAKGREFGLNLTSKNDVLPTALGAGVQTNPWQIAQAYQAFANGGMMYDAHLITKIENAAGQVIKTAKVGKKQVISKDTADKMTQMMLGTYTNGSAWNAAPKSYTLAGKTGTNESQDQWVVGYTPDIVMALWVGYADGKNELTGSSEGQTSVIFRQEASYMLPYTAGTAFEVKNPYQEAGVAALQPYWTQQRQYQDDIVTQEQAEAHTTGNTPESTVESSSSPSNDSGGFDLGKTAKNIGDGAKKAWKKITGLFGN
- a CDS encoding YoaK family protein translates to MLQIRLSFNFIFKLTLLRPIIIWKKLNIKGFAYFSIPYGFSQCKIRFIHPLTQLKSAILIVISFSVCTIQTCIRSIKPMVYSKVNPRENLKIALFLAMNTGFVDAFTFFHFGERFASLQTGNLIQTGLNLAQGRFKAAFQFMIPVLFFIAGAIIKTLFTKYKKRKGRDEVQDLILVQMVGIAVFTLFFATVLQLPQAIFVGILSFFMVIQGDLFTRVHGLPYANIMSTGNIKSLATNFAEYLVERDKKYLQNSFLFFELVLSFAIGAFLSSFVGHWLGNFTLLGSSALLLLAYIAYRKETKRAEIA
- a CDS encoding RluA family pseudouridine synthase yields the protein MEFNFVLPKDFKSQSVAHLLEQTWLVPRKQRHFLRMKKHFLVNDKAVSDDEILVSTDRIKIIFDEEDFPLLAVKFGDEKLADILYEDEHLVIANKPEGMKTHGNTKDELALQNHVAARLNQPVYVVHRLDEATSGAVLFAKNQFVLPILGRMFENNEIHRKYVALVHGHFQQKKLTINQPIGRDRHDKRKQIVSKTGKAAVTHLSVLTDFRQHSLVSLSLDTGRTHQIRVHLQAIEHPILGDLLYGKKEHEPRLMLHALQIVLQHPFSEQKLEILAPSQSFDARCKQEEDNEN